From one Saccharomyces cerevisiae S288C chromosome XVI, complete sequence genomic stretch:
- the MFM1 gene encoding Mfm1p (Mitochondrial inner membrane magnesium transporter; involved in maintenance of mitochondrial magnesium concentrations and membrane potential; indirectly affects splicing of group II introns; functionally and structurally related to Mrs2p), whose translation MRAFPRVLPFRHQRSYNNILLRTVRLFGSSLSSFDFSRQMPKVDPDNTAAMLLQKNLIQRNNMLYGYGSGTIRCTLLDSTGRAKSPLVEIKREDLVSKHGLLPRDLRKIEKSRKNDLVPSLLVRENSILISLLTVKALIKPDMVIIFDSAGSGITLNSEAHKDFINDMKLRLKNQETSELNSDPLPYEFRALETIFISALSNLTSEMKVLLTICKGVLQDLEFSITRDKLRFLLGQNKKLSSFNKKAVLVKDMLDDLLEQDDMLCDMYLTDKKAGKIRVQDDHTEIEMLLETYHNYVDEIVQKSESAISDVKTTEEIINIILDSNRNELMLLGIRYAIGMLSLGGALFLGSIYGMNLESFIEESNYAYLTVTILGLISTVWLYAKGIRHLHKLQRMTLLSKIKTDSVHELLKK comes from the coding sequence ATGAGAGCATTCCCCCGAGTACTGCCATTTCGCCATCAGAGATCATATAATAACATCCTTCTTCGAACAGTAAGGCTTTTTGGTTCAtcactttcttcttttgatttctcTAGGCAAATGCCTAAGGTGGACCCTGACAATACCGCTGCAATGCTACTACAGAAAAACTTGATCCAAAGAAACAACATGCTCTATGGGTATGGATCAGGGACAATACGATGTACTTTGCTAGACTCAACTGGACGAGCCAAATCACCATTAGTAGAGATAAAACGTGAGGATCTAGTATCAAAACATGGCTTGTTGCCCAGAGATCTAcgtaaaattgaaaaatcaagGAAGAATGACTTAGTCCCTAGTTTGCTCGTGCGAGAAAATTCCATACTAATCAGTTTACTTACTGTGAAAGCCCTAATTAAGCCTGATATGGTTATTATCTTCGATTCAGCCGGCAGTGGAATAACTTTAAACTCAGAAGCTCACAAGGATTTTATTAACGATATGAAATTGAGActaaaaaatcaagaaacaaGCGAGCTAAATAGCGATCCACTTCCTTATGAATTCAGAGCTTTAGAAACGATCTTCATTTCGGCATTATCTAACCTTACCAGTGAAATGAAGGTGTTGCTAACCATATGCAAGGGGGTGCTTCAAGATCTAGAATTTAGTATAACAAGAGATAAATTAAGGTTCTTACTGGgtcaaaacaaaaaattgagcaGCTTCAATAAAAAGGCTGTTCTAGTTAAAGATATGCTGGATGACTTGCTAGAGCAAGACGATATGCTTTGTGATATGTACTTAACCGACAAAAAGGCTGGAAAAATTAGAGTTCAAGATGATCATACTGAAATTGAAATGCTTCTGGAAACATATCATAACTATGTCGATGAAATAGTTCAGAAAAGCGAAAGCGCCATATCTGACGTGAAAACCACAGAAGAAATCATCAATATAATCCTAGATTCTAACAGAAACGAATTAATGCTGTTAGGGATAAGATACGCCATAGGAATGCTTTCGTTGGGAGGCGCTCTATTCCTGGGTTCTATCTATGGTATGAATCTGGAAAGTTTCATAGAAGAAAGTAATTATGCGTATTTAACTGTCACCATTTTGGGGTTAATATCTACTGTTTGGCTCTATGCGAAGGGAATCAGACATTTGCATAAATTACAACGTATGACATTATTgagtaaaataaaaacagaTTCCGTTCACGaactgttgaagaaataG
- a CDS encoding gag-pol fusion protein (TyA Gag protein; the main structural constituent of virus-like particles (VLPs); Gag processing produces capsid proteins), which translates to MATPVRDETRNVIDDNISARIQSKVKTNDTVRQTPSSLRKVSIKDEQVKQYQRNLNRFKTILNGLKAEEEKLSETDDIQMLAEKLLKLGETIDKVENRIVDLVEKIQLLETNENNNILHEHIDATGTYYLFDTLTSTNKRFYPKDCVFDYRTNNVENIPILLNNFKKFIKKYQFDDVFENDIIEIDPRENEILCKIIKEGLGESLDIMNTNTTDIFRIIDGLKNKYRSLHGRDVRIRAWEKVLVDTTCRNSALLMNKLQKLVLMEKWIFSKCCQDCPNLKDYLQEAIMGTLHESLRNSVKQRLYNIPHNVGINHEEFLINTVIETVIDLSPIADDQIENSCMYCKSVFHCSINCKKKPNRELRPDSTNFSKTYYLQGAQRQQQLKSSAKEQKSWNKTQKKSNKVYNSKKLVIIDTGSGVNITNDKTLLHNYEDSNRSTRFFGIGKNSSVSVKGYGYIKIKNGHNNTDNKCLLTYYVPEEESTIISCYDLAKKTKMVLSRKYTRLGNKIIKIKTKIVNGVIHVKMNELIERPSDDSKINAIKPTSSPGFKLNKRSITLEDAHKRMGHTGIQQIENSIKHNHYEESLDLIKEPNEFWCQTCKISKATKRNHYTGSMNNHSTDHEPGSSWCMDIFGPVSSSNADTKRYMLIMVDNNTRYCMTSTHFNKNAETILAQIRKNIQYVETQFDRKVREINSDRGTEFTNDQIEEYFISKGIHHILTSTQDHAANGRAERYIRTIVTDATTLLRQSNLRVKFWEYAVTSATNIRNCLEHKSTGKLPLKAISRQPVTVRLMSFLPFGEKGIIWNHNHKKLKPSGLPSIILCKDPNSYGYKFFIPSKNKIVTSDNYTIPNYTMDGRVRNTQNIYKSHQFSSHNDNEEDQIETVTNLCEALENYEDDNKPITRLEDLFTEEELSQIDSNAKYPSPSNNLEGDLDYVFSDVEESGDYDVESELSTTNTSISTDKNKILSNKDFNSELASTEISISEIDKKGLINTSHIDEDKYDEKVHRIPSIIQEKLVGSKNTIKINDENRISDRIRSKNIGSILNTGLSRCVDITDESITNKDESMHNAKPELIQEQFNKTNHETSFPKEGSIGTKCKIPKYRQWISLKTGDTSLPIKTLESINNHHSNDYSTNKVEKFEKENHHPPPIEDIVDMSDQTDMESNCQDGNNLKELKVTDKNVPTDNGTNVSPRLEQNIEASGSPVQTVNKSAFLNKEFSSLNMKRKRKRHDKNNSLTSYELERDKKRSKRNRVKLIPDNMETVSAQKIRAIYYNEAISKNPDLKEKHEYKQAYHKELQNLKDMKVFDVDVKYSRSEIPDNLIVPTNTIFTKKRNGIYKARIVCRGDTQSPDTYSVITTESLNHNHIKIFLMIANNRNMFMKTLDINHAFLYAKLEEEIYIPHPHDRRCVVKLNKALYGLKQSPKEWNDHLRQYLNGIGLKDNSYTPGLYQTEDKNLMIAVYVDDCVIAASNEQRLDEFINKLKSNFELKITGTLIDDVLDTDILGMDLVYNKRLGTIDLTLKSFINRMDKKYNEELKKIRKSSIPHMSTYKIDPKKDVLQMSEEEFRQGVLKLQQLLGELNYVRHKCRYDINFAVKKVARLVNYPHERVFYMIYKIIQYLVRYKDIGIHYDRDCNKDKKVIAITDASVGSEYDAQSRIGVILWYGMNIFNVYSNKSTNRCVSSTEAELHAIYEGYADSETLKVTLKELGEGDNNDIVMITDSKPAIQGLNRSYQQPKEKFTWIKTEIIKEKIKEKSIKLLKITGKGNIADLLTKPVSASDFKRFIQVLKNKITSQDILASTDY; encoded by the exons ATGGCGACCCCAGTGAGGGATGAAACAAGAAATGTTATTGACGACAACATTTCTGCGCGGATTCAATCGAAAGTCAAAACAAATGATACTGTCAGACAGACGCCATCATCATTAAGAAAAGTTTCTATTAAAGATGAACAGGTGaaacaatatcaaagaaactTAAATAGGTTTAAAACCATACTAAATGGTTTAAAGgcagaagaggaaaaactTTCTGAGACTGATGATATTCAGATGCTagctgaaaaattattaaaacTCGGAGAAACCATTGACAAGGTTGAGAATAGGATTGTGGATCTAGTTGAAAAGATACAATTATTGGAAACAAACGAGAACAATAATATATTACATGAACATATAGATGCTACAGGGACTTACTATTTATTCGATACGTTAACTTCAACCAACAAAAGATTCTACCCTAAGGATTGTGTTTTTGATTATAGGACTAATAATGTCGAGAACATTCCTATTCTCTTaaacaattttaaaaaattcatcaagaaatatcaatttgatgatgtctttgaaaatgatatcATAGAAATCGATCCTCgtgaaaatgaaatctTGTGCAAGATAATCAAAGAAGGACTCGGTGAAAGTTTAGATATCATGAACACAAATACAACTGACATTTTTAGGATAATCGATGGtttaaaaaacaaatatagAAGTTTACATGGTAGAGATGTCAGAATTAGAGCCTGGGAAAAGGTTTTGGTTGATACAACATGTAGAAATTCCGCATTGTTAATGAATAAACTTCAAAAGTTGGTACTAATGGaaaaatggattttttcTAAATGCTGCCAAGATTGTCCTAATCTAAAGGATTACCTACAAGAAGCTATCATGGGAACCTTACATGAATCCTTAAGAAATTCTGTGAAACAACGTTTGTACAACATTCCACATAACGTAGGAATTAATCACGAAGAATTTCTAATCAATACTGTTATTGAAACAGTAATTGATTTGAGCCCAATTGCAGACGATCAAATAGAAAATAGCTGCATGTATTGCAAATCTGTTTTCCATTGCTCAATTAACtgcaaaaagaaaccaaaTAGGGAACTTAGGCCTGACTCGACCAATTTCTCAAAAACCTATTATCTACAAGGTGCACAGagacaacaacaacttAAGTCCAGTgcaaaagaacaaaagtCTTGGAACAAGAcacaaaaaaagtcaaacAAAGTGTACAACAGCAAAAAACTGGTAATTATTGATACCGGTTCCGGCGTAAACATTACCAATGACAAAACCTTACTGCATAATTACGAAGACAGTAATCGCAGTACAcgattttttggtattgGGAAAAACAGTTCAGTGTCTGTTAAAGGGTATGGCTAtataaaaatcaagaatGGTCACAACAATACTGACAATAAGTGTTTATTGACTTACTATGTACCGGAAGAAGAATCCACTATAATCAGCTGTTATGACTTAGCcaagaaaaccaaaatGGTTTTAAGTCGAAAATATACCAGATTGGGAAACAAAAtcataaaaattaaaaccAAGATAGTTAATGGTGTCATTCACGTAAAAATGAACGAGTTAATTGAACGTCCTTCCGatgattcaaaaataaatgcaATAAAACCTACTTCTTCTCCTGGATTTAAACTAAATAAAAGGTCTATTACCTTGGAAGATGCTCATAAAAGAATGGGCCATACAGGAattcaacaaattgaaaattccATAAAACATAATCATTATGAAGAATCCCTTGACTTAATCAAAGAAccaaatgaattttggtgTCAAACCTGTAAAATCTCTAAAGCCacgaaaagaaatcattaTACCGGGTCTATGAATAATCATAGTACTGATCATGAACCAGGATCATCATGGTGCATGGATATATTTGGCCCTGTATCAAGTTCAAACGCGGACACTAAAAGGTACATGCTTATTATGGTGGATAACAACACGAGATATTGCATGACCTCCACACACTTCAATAAGAATGCTGAAACTATTTTAGCTCAAATcagaaagaatattcaGTACGTGGAAACACAATTTGACAGGAAAGTCAGAGAAATTAATTCAGACAGAGGTACTGAATTCACAAATGATCAGatagaagaatattttatttcaaaaggaATACATCACATACTTACTTCTACACAAGATCATGCTGCTAATGGAAGAGCAGAAAGATACATCAGAACAATAGTAACTGATGCAACAACACTCCTAAGACAAAGTAACTTAAGAGTAAAATTTTGGGAATACGCAGTAACTTCTGCTACCAATATAAGAAATTGCCTGGAACACAAAAGTACAGGTAAACTACCATTGAAGGCAATCTCACGTCAACCTGTTACAGTGAGATTAATGTCATTCTTACCATTTGGCGAAAAAGGAATAATTTGGAATCATAAtcacaaaaaattgaaaccATCTGGACTTCCTTCTATAATTCTATGCAAAGATCCAAATAGTTATGGATACAAATTCTTTATACCatccaaaaataaaattgtCACATCTGATAATTATACAATTCCCAACTATACGATGGACGGTAGAGTAAGAAATACTCAGAATATTTACAAGAGTCATCAATTCAGTTCAcataatgataatgaagaagatcaaATCGAAACGGTCACAAACTTATGTGAAGCTTTGGAAAACTACgaagatgataataaaCCAATTACTCGCCTGGAAGATTTGTTCACAGAGGAAGAGTTATCTCAAATAGACTCAAACGCAAAATACCCATCTCCTAGTAATAACCTAGAAGGGGACTTGGATTACGTATTTTCTGATGTTGAGGAATCTGGAGATTATGACGTTGAATCTGAACTTTCAACGACAAATACTTCAATCTCAActgataaaaacaaaattttgtcAAACAAGGATTTTAATTCAGAACTTGCATCGACTGAAATATCCATCAGTGAAATCGATAAGAAAGGATTAATAAATACAAGTcatattgatgaagataagTATGATGAAAAAGTCCACAGAATTCCATCGATTATACAAGAGAAACTGGTAGGAAGTAAAAATACTATTAAAATCAATGACGAAAACAGAATCTCCGACAGAATTCGTAGTAAAAATATTGGGAGTATCTTAAACACTGGACTCAGTAGATGTGTAGATATCACCGATGAATCTATTACTAACAAAGATGAGTCAATGCACAACGCAAAACCCGAACTAATTCAGGAGCAGTTCAATAAAACAAATCATGAAACTTCGTTTCCTAAAGAAGGGAGCATTGGAACAAAATGTAAAATTCCGAAATACAGACAATG gatttctttaaaaacaGGCGATACGAGTTTACCAATAAAAACTTTAGAAAGCATTAACAATCACCATAGTAATGATTATTCCACAAACAAAGTTGAAAAGTTTGAGAAGGAAAATCATCATCCGCCCCCGATTGAGGACATTGTGGATATGAGTGATCAAACTGATATGGAATCAAACTGTCAGGATGGTAATAActtaaaagaattaaaagTCACCGATAAAAATGTACCAACTGACAATGGAACAAATGTGTCACCAAGGTTGgaacaaaatattgaagCATCTGGATCACCAGTACAAACAGTTAATAAAAGTGCCTTCTTAAACAAAGAATTCAGTTCTTTGaacatgaaaagaaaacggaAAAGACAcgataaaaacaatagTCTAACAAGCTATGAATTAGAAAGAGATAAGAAGCGTTCAAAAAGGAATCGAGTGAAATTAATTCCAGATAATATGGAAACAGTTTCAGCACAAAAAATTAGAGCCATATATTATAATGAAgctatttcaaaaaatcctgacctcaaagaaaaacatgaaTACAAACAGGCATATCATAAAGAATTACAGAATTTAAAAGATATGAAGGTATTTGATGTCGATGTGAAGTACAGTAGATCAGAAATCCCTGATAATTTAATAGTACCCACCAACACGATATtcacaaagaaaagaaatgggATTTATAAGGCTAGGATAGTCTGCAGAGGTGATACTCAGTCACCAGACACTTACAGTGTAATAACTACAGAATCTTTAAATCACAATCATATTAAGATATTCTTAATGATTGCAAACAACAGAAATATGTTTATGAAGACCCTGGATATCAATCATGCATTCCTATATGCtaaattggaagaagaaatatacaTCCCACATCCGCATGATAGGAGATGTGTAGTCAAGCTAAATAAGGCGTTATATGGTCTAAAACAGAGTCCTAAAGAATGGAATGATCATCTAAGACAATACTTGAATGGAATTGGACTGAAAGATAACTCTTATACTCCGGGATTATACCAAACCGAGGATAAAAATCTAATGATTGCAGTCTATGTTGATGACTGCGTAATTGCGGCAAGCAATGAACAGAGATTGGATGAATTCataaacaaattgaaaagtaatTTTGAACTGAAAATTACAGGAACATTAATAGATGATGTACTCGATACAGATATATTAGGAATGGATCTAGTATACAACAAAAGACTTGGTACTATCGATTTAACATTAAAATCATTCATAAATAGAATGgataaaaaatacaacgaggaattgaaaaagattagaaaaagttcaattCCGCATATGTCAACTTATAAAATAGATCCTAAGAAAGACGTACTGCAAATGTCAGAAGAAGAGTTTAGACAAGGTGTTCTAAAGCTACAACAATTACTAGGTGAACTAAACTATGTCAGACACAAATGCAGATACGACATTAATTTTGCTGTTAAGAAAGTGGCTAGACTAGTAAATTACCCACATGAAAGAGTCTTTTATATgatttacaaaataatCCAGTACTTGGTTCGGTATAAAGATATTGGAATACACTATGACCGAGACTGTAATAAAGACAAGAAGGTTATTGCTATAACTGATGCATCAGTTGGATCAGAATATGATGCTCAATCAAGGATTGGAGTTATATTATGGTACGGtatgaatatttttaatgtttATTCTAACAAGAGCACAAACAGATGTGTATCATCAACAGAAGCAGAGCTTCATGCCATTTATGAAGGCTATGCAGACTCAGAAACGTTGAAGGTAACATTAAAGGAGCTAGGAGAAGGAGACAATAATGACATTGTCATGATCACTGACTCAAAGCCAGCCATTCAAGGATTAAATCGCAGCTATCAACAACCAAAAGAGAAATTCACTTGGATAAAAACtgaaataataaaagaaaaaattaaagagaAGAGTATAAAACTGTTAAAAATTACCGGCAAAGGTAATATTGCTGATTTACTAACAAAACCAGTATCAGCATCtgattttaaaagatttatACAagtattaaaaaataaaataacaTCACAGGATATTTTGGCCTCAACAGACTATTGA
- the GRX5 gene encoding monothiol glutaredoxin GRX5 (Glutathione-dependent oxidoreductase; mitochondrial matrix protein and subunit of an iron-sulfur assembly complex with Bol1p acting at a late stage in iron-sulfur center biogenesis; acts as a central hub in iron-sulfur cluster intermediate trafficking within mitochondria and export to the cytoplasm; hydroperoxide and superoxide-radical responsive; monothiol glutaredoxin subfamily member along with Grx3p and Grx4p), translated as MFLPKFNPIRSFSPILRAKTLLRYQNRMYLSTEIRKAIEDAIESAPVVLFMKGTPEFPKCGFSRATIGLLGNQGVDPAKFAAYNVLEDPELREGIKEFSEWPTIPQLYVNKEFIGGCDVITSMARSGELADLLEEAQALVPEEEEETKDR; from the coding sequence ATGTTTCTCCCAAAATTCAATCCCATAAGGTCATTTTCCCCCATCCTCCGGGCTAAGACTCTTCTTCGTTACCAAAATCGGATGTATTTGAGCACAGAGATAAGAAAAGCTATTGAAGATGCCATCGAATCGGCTCCAGTGGTTCTTTTCATGAAAGGTACTCCTGAATTTCCCAAGTGTGGATTTTCAAGAGCAACCATTGGATTATTAGGAAATCAAGGCGTTGACCCGGCCAAATTTGCGGCTTATAATGTTTTAGAAGACCCAGAGCTACGTGAAGGTATCAAAGAGTTTTCAGAATGGCCAACTATTCCACAGTTATATGTAAACAAAGAATTCATTGGTGGATGTGATGTTATTACAAGTATGGCACGCTCTGGTGAATTGGCCGATTTGCTAGAAGAGGCACAGGCATTGGTAcctgaagaagaagaagaaaccaAAGATCGTTGA